In Melospiza melodia melodia isolate bMelMel2 chromosome 20, bMelMel2.pri, whole genome shotgun sequence, a single genomic region encodes these proteins:
- the ISCU gene encoding iron-sulfur cluster assembly enzyme ISCU gives MAALRAAGAALLRPRAGPAPAVLGYHKKVVDHYENPRNVGSLDRNSKNVGTGLVGAPACGDVMKLQVEVDENGKIVDARFKTFGCGSAIASSSLATEWVKGKTVDEALKIKNTDIAKELCLPPVKLHCSMLAEDAIKAALADYKLKQDPNRESNKESDKTADNA, from the exons ATGGCGGCGCtgagggcggcgggggcggcgctgctgcggccccgggccgggccggccccggCTGTGCTGGGCTACCACAAGAAG GTGGTGGATCACTACGAGAACCCGCGCAATGTCGGCTCCCTCGACCGCAATTCCAAGAACGTGGGCACCGGCCTGGTGGGCGCCCCGGCCTGCGGCGACGTCATGAAGCTGCAG GTGGAAGTGGATGAGAACGGCAAGATCGTGGACGCTCGCTTCAAAACGTTCGGCTGCGGCTCAGCCATCGCCTCCAGCTCGCTGGCCACGGAGTGGGTCAAAGGGAAAACG GTTGATGAAGCGCTGAAAATCAAGAACACAGATATTGCCAAGGAACTCTGCCTTCCCCCTGTCAAACTGCACTGCTCCA TGCTGGCTGAAGACGCCATCAAGGCTGCCTTGGCTGATTACAAACTGAAGCAGGATCCAAACAGAGAATCCAACAAAGAATCCGACAAAACAGCCGACAATGCCTGA